The Methylomicrobium agile genome has a segment encoding these proteins:
- the metE gene encoding 5-methyltetrahydropteroyltriglutamate--homocysteine S-methyltransferase: MTKIHNLGFPRIGAMRELKFALEAYWKGQSSRDELKALGKQLRGQHWQMQSGLDLAPVGDFAFYDQVLDMSFTLGNLPERVQDFHGDVLDNYFRVARGRSAQSANESSECCGGVAAGEMTKWFDTNYHYIVPEFTAATEFKLDASRLLEQLAEAKAQGINAKPVIIGPVTYLWLGKAKDASDKFVLLPKLLPVYAELLETLAAEGVEWVQIDEPILVTELDAAWQDAFNTAYRHLQASRVKLLLATYFGQLAENRQLAAKLPVAGLHVDTINGLSDVEPLIDPLPADKVLSLGVINGRNIWKTDLNAVLDWIEPLAQRLGERLWLAPSCSLLHVPVDLDSEQKLDAEIKSWLAFAKQKLDELQVLGAALNQGRDAVKAELDANRTAIEARRNSPRVNNPKVKAALAGITPQLAQRNSPYAQRAVKQAALLKLPKFPTTTIGSFPQTAEIRQARSNFKSGKLDEAGYKAAMQAEIARCVREQETLGLDVFVHGEAERNDMVEYFGEQLDGYAFSQFGWVQSYGSRCVKPPILFGDISRPQAMTVEWIKYAQSLTDKPMKAMLTGPVTILNWSFVRDDQPRSVSCKQLALAIREEVLDLEQAGIGVIQIDEAALREGLPLRKSQWQDYLDWAMESFRITANGVSDETQIHTHMCYSEFNDIIASIADMDADVITIETSRSDMELLDAFDNFKYPNEIGPGVYDIHSPNIPAEQHIVALMQKAAGRIPAERLWVNPDCGLKTRQWSEVIPALTNMVAAARTLRAKAD, encoded by the coding sequence ATGACAAAAATTCACAATTTAGGCTTTCCGCGCATCGGCGCAATGCGCGAGCTGAAGTTCGCTCTGGAAGCGTATTGGAAAGGCCAATCTTCACGCGACGAACTGAAAGCGCTCGGCAAACAATTGCGCGGGCAGCACTGGCAAATGCAATCCGGGCTGGATCTGGCGCCGGTCGGCGACTTCGCGTTTTACGACCAGGTGCTGGACATGAGCTTCACTCTGGGGAATCTGCCCGAACGCGTGCAGGATTTCCATGGCGACGTGCTGGACAACTACTTCCGGGTAGCCCGCGGCCGTTCGGCGCAGTCCGCGAACGAATCTTCCGAGTGCTGCGGCGGGGTAGCCGCCGGCGAAATGACCAAGTGGTTCGATACCAATTACCATTACATCGTACCCGAGTTCACTGCCGCCACCGAATTCAAGCTGGATGCCTCTCGCCTGCTGGAGCAACTGGCTGAAGCCAAGGCGCAAGGCATTAACGCCAAGCCGGTCATTATCGGCCCGGTGACTTATTTGTGGCTGGGCAAGGCCAAGGATGCTTCCGACAAGTTCGTGCTGCTGCCCAAACTGCTGCCGGTTTATGCGGAACTGCTGGAGACATTGGCCGCAGAAGGCGTCGAATGGGTGCAAATCGACGAACCGATACTCGTCACCGAACTGGATGCGGCCTGGCAAGACGCGTTCAATACCGCTTATCGACACTTGCAGGCCAGCCGCGTCAAGCTGTTGCTAGCCACCTATTTCGGCCAACTGGCAGAAAACCGGCAACTCGCCGCCAAGCTGCCGGTCGCCGGCCTGCACGTCGATACCATCAACGGCCTTAGCGACGTGGAGCCGCTGATCGACCCGTTACCTGCGGACAAGGTGCTGTCTTTGGGAGTGATCAACGGCCGCAATATCTGGAAAACCGACCTCAACGCCGTGCTGGATTGGATCGAACCGCTGGCTCAGCGTCTGGGCGAGCGGCTGTGGCTCGCGCCGTCGTGTTCGTTGCTGCACGTACCGGTCGACCTGGACAGTGAACAGAAGCTCGACGCTGAAATCAAATCCTGGCTCGCCTTCGCCAAGCAGAAACTCGATGAACTGCAAGTATTGGGTGCTGCACTGAACCAAGGGCGCGATGCGGTCAAGGCCGAACTGGACGCCAACCGCACGGCTATCGAAGCGCGCCGCAATTCACCGCGCGTAAACAATCCTAAGGTCAAGGCCGCGCTGGCAGGAATCACTCCGCAACTGGCGCAACGCAACAGCCCCTATGCCCAACGCGCGGTCAAGCAGGCCGCGCTGCTGAAATTGCCCAAGTTTCCGACCACGACCATCGGTTCTTTTCCGCAGACCGCAGAAATTCGCCAGGCACGCAGCAACTTCAAGTCCGGAAAACTGGATGAAGCCGGCTATAAAGCCGCCATGCAGGCCGAGATTGCCCGCTGCGTGCGCGAACAAGAGACGCTGGGCCTGGATGTGTTCGTGCATGGCGAAGCCGAGCGCAACGACATGGTGGAATATTTCGGCGAGCAGCTCGACGGCTACGCGTTCAGCCAGTTCGGCTGGGTGCAGTCCTACGGTTCGCGCTGCGTCAAGCCGCCCATTCTGTTCGGCGACATCAGCCGTCCGCAAGCGATGACCGTCGAATGGATCAAATACGCCCAGTCGCTGACCGACAAACCGATGAAAGCCATGTTGACCGGGCCCGTGACCATCCTGAACTGGTCGTTCGTCCGCGACGACCAGCCGCGTTCGGTATCCTGCAAGCAACTGGCGCTGGCTATCCGCGAGGAAGTGCTGGATTTGGAGCAGGCCGGTATCGGCGTAATTCAAATCGACGAGGCAGCCTTGCGCGAAGGCTTGCCGCTGCGTAAATCGCAATGGCAGGACTATCTGGACTGGGCGATGGAATCGTTCCGCATCACCGCCAACGGCGTCTCGGACGAGACTCAGATCCACACCCACATGTGCTATTCCGAGTTCAACGACATCATCGCCTCGATCGCCGACATGGACGCCGACGTCATCACCATCGAGACCTCGCGTTCCGACATGGAATTGCTGGATGCCTTCGACAACTTCAAGTACCCGAACGAGATCGGCCCCGGCGTGTACGACATCCATTCGCCCAACATCCCGGCCGAGCAGCACATCGTCGCTTTGATGCAAAAAGCCGCCGGGCGCATCCCGGCCGAGCGTCTGTGGGTCAACCCGGACTGCGGCCTGAAAACCCGCCAGTGGAGCGAGGTCATCCCGGCACTAACCAACATGGTCGCCGCCGCCAGGACCCTGCGCGCCAAGGCAGACTGA